From Terriglobales bacterium:
CCTTCGACCGTGCTGCCGCAAACCAGGATTGGGAAGACCTCGGATTTCTGCAAACGCTCTTTGAGTTCTTCCTTGAGAGGAACCGCTTGCGGCGGCTGAACATCGAATTTCAGGTTGCCGCTGGTGGCTACCTGCTCCGGCAATGCGCCAATTTCGATGAGACGTTTGGCATCTTCCGGGCTCTGCGTCAGGAAAAGGTCCACGTTTTGCAAAAATCGGCGCAACACTCCGCGCCAGCGCCGGTATCCGCCATACGAGCGGTTCGAGATGCGCGCATTGACAACCGCGACCTTCGCCCCCGATCGCCTTGCCAGCCGCAGAAAGTTTGGCCAGAACTCGGTCTCGGCCAGGATCACCAGCTTTGGCTGCAAACGCTTGAAGTACGGACGTATGGCAAAAGCAAAATCCAAAGGGAAGTAAAAGACGTTTTCCTCGCCATGGCGCTCGCGCGCCAGCTTCTGCCCGGCGGCGGTGGTTGTGGAGAGGAAAATTCGGGTGCCTGGGTTCGCGGCAGACAGCTCTTTGATTAACTGTCCCACGGCCAAGACCTCGCCTACGGAGACAGCATGAATCCAGATGCAGCTTTGTTCTTTAGAGACGTAGCAAGCTACGTCTCTACCACAGAGTCTGGTGGGAACCGCGCCCAGCCGCTCCCGCAATCCGGCGCGATATTTGTCGTGACGCAACATGCGAAAAAGCCACCATGGCGCCGAGAGGAGCAGAGCCAGAGTCGCCGCCAGACTGTAGAGCAGGTACATGCAGAGGTCTGGACTATTCTAAACGTTTGTCTGACAGGGCCGTCTCCGGCCAGGCGGCTTTGAATTGGCAACAGGCAGCGGGGAACTGCTTATAATCAGAGCATGACTTCGAACCACGTCTTACAGATCGCACGCTATGCAGCAGCCTGCGCGCTGTTTTTCTTCTCCGTGGCGCAGGCCAAGGAGGAAAAGGTCTACACCGCTCCGCCGGTCGTGCATGCCCGCACCTGTGCCGCGCACCAGGAAGACCCGCAGGACAAGGTGACGATTGCGGTTGATGCGTATGATGGTCCTCCTAAATCTGACATCTTCACCGTGGAATATCAGAAATATGGTCTGCTGCCAGTTCAATTGATCGTTTCCAATGATGGAGACGATGCCATCTCGCTCAAGGGCCTGAAAGTCGAGTTGGAAACCGGCCGCAGGGCGAAACTGGTAGCGCTTCGAGAAGACGAAGTCATTGAGCGGCTCTTTCGCCACGGGCAGGTTCGCCCCCACGTTCAGGGTCCTTCACCGCTGCCGATTCCATTGCCGCACAAATCCAGGACGTCAGACGCGGAAAAAGCCCACGAGGAGCTCGACCGCGCCCGCTTCTCCTACCTTGCGGTTGAGCCACACACCACGCGAGCCGGCTTCCTGTTTTTCGATTCGAGCCTGGTGAGCGATGCCACTACGGGCTCTTACGTATATGTCAGCGGGGTGCACAACGCCCAGGGCCAGGAGCTCCTGTATTTCGAGATACCGCTGGAGGGAAGTACGAAGTAAGCCTAACCACGGTTGGAAAGGACGCCCATGAGCAACGCAACGAAAAACACCTGGAGCAAAGTTGCCATGATCCGAAGGGTTATGCCGGCTGCTCTATTGCCGGTTTTGATTGCCGTGGCCGCCCTGCCCGGCAATTCTCAGTCGAACCCTGACCTGCAGACATTCTTTCAGCAGGACATCGGGCTGAGTCAGGATCAGATCGCCGCCATCGGAAGCGGACAGCCAGTCGCAAAGGCCCTGCGGTCCCGTACGCCGGCCGAGGTCTTCTTGTTCGGCGCGATCTACATCCATGCTGCTCCTGAGAGCTATCTTCAGTTTGCCCGCGATTTCAACCGCCTTCGCAAGCTTCCCGACTATCTGGCGCTCGGTGTGTTCAGCAATCCTCCGCAGCTTTCCGACTTGACGGGTTTTTCGTTCGACAGCGATGACATTCAGGCCTTGAAGAGTTGCAAGCCCGGCGACTGCCTGGTTCAGATGCCGGCGAGTTCCATCGAAGAGCTTCATCGATCCATCGATTGGTCTGCCGCCGACGTGAATGAACAAGTGAATCAACTCCTGCACAAGACGGCACTACAGCGTCTTCTCGCCTACCAAAACGAGGGCAATGAAGCCCTGGGGGTTTATAACGATAAGCGTGACCCAACGGAAGTCTCCCAGCAGTTCGCCTACATGCTCAGCTACGACAAGGCCTTGCCAGAGCGCCTGCCGGATTTCTACCATTACCTTCTCGCCTATCCCAAGGCCAAGCCCGCGAACGTCGAAGACACGTTCTATTGGGCAAGGGTGAAATTCGGATTGAAGCCGACGCTGCGTGTCGTGCAGGTCGTAACCATGCGCGGGAACCCTGGCGACCAGGTAGCCTATGCCATCGCCGAAAAGCAGCTCTATTCGAGCCACTACTTCGAAACGGCGCTGGATCTCTCCTTCTGTGTCCGCAGGAGTGACGACCCGAAGCAGCCCGGTTTCTATCTCATCGTGGCCATGGGTTCCGAGCAGACGGGTCTGACTGGTTTCAAGGGATCGATAGTTCGAAGGGTTGCGGTGGGCCGCTCGGTTTCAAATCTGCAACACGCGCTCACGACCATCAGGAACACGCTGGAAGGGAACCAGTAGGCCCCTCTGGAGATCGGCCAACTTCCTAACCTTTCGCTATAATTTCTAGAACCATGTCCACTGTTTCCGAGGCCGCGGTGCAGGCAGGCTCGAAATATGAGCCGGTGATCGGGCTTGAGGTCCA
This genomic window contains:
- a CDS encoding 3-deoxy-D-manno-octulosonic acid transferase, producing MYLLYSLAATLALLLSAPWWLFRMLRHDKYRAGLRERLGAVPTRLCGRDVACYVSKEQSCIWIHAVSVGEVLAVGQLIKELSAANPGTRIFLSTTTAAGQKLARERHGEENVFYFPLDFAFAIRPYFKRLQPKLVILAETEFWPNFLRLARRSGAKVAVVNARISNRSYGGYRRWRGVLRRFLQNVDLFLTQSPEDAKRLIEIGALPEQVATSGNLKFDVQPPQAVPLKEELKERLQKSEVFPILVCGSTVEGEEFPLLGMFQQVLRKYPKAVMILAPRHPERFDAVAQLVSSFGVPPGTYPHLPGLTRLNFWRRSQLDPQASLSGGVLLLDSIGELAALYALATIAFVGGSLVPRGGHNILEPAYFGVPILVGPHMENFRDIVAIFQTANAVKTVHGFRVGNVNADLSNVVLQLLENTSEREALGQRAAEVMKLQTGATARTAKALQELMTSSSVVNPPLREQSIR